From one Anaerococcus prevotii DSM 20548 genomic stretch:
- the ylxM gene encoding YlxM family DNA-binding protein, producing the protein MEKIVKVAQLFDIYGALLNEKQRDVINCYYNEDLSLQEIADNTDRSKQAISDMIKRSEDKLFEFEDELSLLKSREELKDALISIRELMESSNYELAISKITDVIDTI; encoded by the coding sequence ATGGAAAAAATAGTAAAAGTGGCTCAATTATTTGACATATACGGCGCACTTCTTAATGAAAAACAAAGAGATGTTATTAATTGTTATTATAACGAAGATTTATCCCTACAGGAGATTGCAGACAATACCGATAGGAGCAAGCAAGCTATTTCGGATATGATCAAAAGATCTGAGGATAAATTATTTGAGTTTGAAGATGAGCTTTCTTTACTGAAAAGCCGCGAGGAACTGAAAGATGCTCTTATTAGTATAAGAGAGCTGATGGAAAGTTCAAATTATGAATTGGCAATTAGTAAAATAACGGACGTAATAGACACGATTTAG
- a CDS encoding S1C family serine protease: MRRNKSGGGFSHFISALLGAVIGGFVIYFLLGGAANNDNNIAESENNPKQIESKENKESTKKDININADDSIESVVVKKSIDSVVGINTISEVTQNTFFGQQSGYVEGIGSGSIVTEDGYIVTNSHVVSNGDVAQINVLFSNGETSEAELVWNDAALDLAIIKVKKDNLPAIELGDSDKVGIGDKAIAIGNPLGFELQSTVTSGIISGLNRTVKFNTGVSMDGLMQTDAAINAGNSGGALLNTKGELIGINTAKAGNSDGIGFAIPINIVKPVIEKVRKTGKFNSVYLGITGQSIDYIKQIPNFNTEKLGTDYGVYVVSSFDRNSDIEEGDVITAIDGVAVKDMNSLRKALLSYAVGDKAKLTVYRDGVKKEIDVEFNIDSSNIDEFDKAQPSEDNTSEDNKGSKDRLNPFFNLP; the protein is encoded by the coding sequence ATGAGAAGAAATAAATCTGGTGGAGGATTTTCACATTTTATTTCAGCCCTTTTGGGAGCTGTTATCGGTGGTTTTGTTATTTATTTTCTCCTAGGTGGAGCAGCTAATAATGATAATAACATTGCAGAAAGTGAAAATAATCCAAAACAAATAGAAAGTAAGGAAAATAAGGAAAGTACAAAGAAAGATATAAATATAAATGCGGATGATTCAATTGAATCTGTTGTTGTGAAAAAATCAATTGACTCTGTAGTTGGAATCAATACGATTTCTGAAGTTACCCAAAATACCTTCTTCGGCCAACAATCTGGTTATGTCGAAGGAATCGGTTCTGGTTCAATCGTCACAGAAGATGGTTATATAGTAACCAATTCTCACGTTGTAAGCAATGGCGATGTGGCCCAGATTAATGTTCTTTTCTCCAATGGAGAGACTAGTGAGGCAGAGCTTGTGTGGAACGATGCAGCTTTAGATCTTGCTATAATTAAGGTCAAAAAGGACAATCTTCCAGCAATTGAGCTAGGAGATAGTGACAAGGTTGGTATAGGGGATAAGGCTATAGCTATCGGAAACCCTTTAGGCTTTGAACTTCAATCAACCGTAACTAGTGGTATTATTTCAGGTCTTAATAGAACTGTTAAGTTTAATACAGGAGTAAGCATGGATGGTTTAATGCAAACAGATGCTGCCATAAATGCAGGAAACTCTGGTGGTGCCCTACTTAATACCAAAGGAGAGCTTATAGGAATTAATACTGCCAAGGCAGGTAATAGCGATGGGATCGGCTTTGCTATTCCTATTAATATTGTAAAACCTGTTATAGAAAAAGTAAGAAAGACAGGTAAGTTTAATTCAGTTTATCTTGGAATTACTGGCCAATCTATTGATTATATAAAACAAATTCCAAACTTCAATACCGAAAAACTTGGAACTGATTACGGTGTATATGTTGTATCAAGCTTTGATAGAAATAGTGATATCGAAGAAGGTGACGTGATAACCGCCATAGATGGAGTGGCTGTAAAGGATATGAATAGTCTAAGAAAGGCCCTCCTATCCTATGCAGTAGGAGATAAGGCGAAACTTACTGTCTATAGGGATGGAGTCAAGAAAGAAATTGATGTAGAATTTAATATAGATTCTTCAAATATAGACGAGTTCGATAAGGCTCAACCTAGCGAAGATAATACAAGCGAAGATAATAAAGGAAGTAAAGATAGATTAAATCCATTCTTTAACCTTCCATAA
- a CDS encoding ABC transporter permease, whose translation MIVFKNYFKIVRGHLKAIGIYTVIFLAIIFFSNSSNDESIDYKKARADIYIEDFAKSDLSKAFIKYMEKENNIVDMTGKNIDDNLFYGKISTYIKIPEDFDKEKKLEIKNGISGKDRQYIKESINLYLDQILTYEKAGFDKKEIIANTEEDFNKSVKVSLNKDRRPVVSSKVHDFFNLLAYVFLSQIILVVSLISLSYKKRVIAMRNEASPISSFRKNFELLMGHFAFALVSWVFYVIIFLIMNGRSSLSTRVLLMIVNSMIFALSTVSLAIFITKLIESENAMMAVMNVFALASSFLTGVFVPQEILSEKALMIGKVFPSFYYIANNDILVSDFNKEIFIRNIAILIGYIIILFFLSLALDKILLRKKYR comes from the coding sequence ATGATAGTCTTTAAAAATTATTTTAAAATCGTAAGAGGCCACCTTAAGGCCATTGGCATATACACAGTTATATTTTTAGCCATAATATTTTTTTCAAATTCAAGTAATGATGAGTCCATAGACTATAAGAAGGCAAGAGCCGATATTTATATAGAAGATTTTGCCAAGAGCGACTTATCCAAGGCCTTTATCAAATATATGGAAAAAGAAAATAATATAGTTGATATGACTGGCAAAAATATAGACGATAATCTCTTTTATGGGAAGATTTCCACCTATATCAAGATTCCAGAGGACTTTGATAAGGAAAAGAAGCTTGAGATTAAAAATGGCATAAGCGGTAAGGATAGGCAGTATATAAAAGAGTCAATCAATCTATACCTAGATCAGATTTTGACCTACGAAAAGGCAGGCTTTGATAAAAAAGAGATAATAGCTAATACAGAAGAAGACTTCAACAAAAGTGTTAAGGTTAGTCTAAATAAGGATAGGAGACCGGTCGTAAGTAGCAAAGTCCATGATTTCTTTAACCTACTAGCCTACGTATTTTTAAGCCAGATCATCCTTGTAGTATCTTTAATAAGCTTATCTTACAAGAAGAGGGTTATAGCTATGAGAAATGAAGCATCTCCTATAAGTAGCTTTAGGAAAAATTTTGAACTTCTTATGGGTCATTTTGCCTTTGCTCTTGTATCTTGGGTCTTTTATGTAATAATTTTCCTTATTATGAATGGAAGGTCATCCCTAAGCACAAGGGTTCTTCTAATGATAGTAAATTCTATGATATTTGCCCTAAGTACGGTAAGCCTCGCTATCTTTATCACAAAACTTATAGAAAGTGAAAATGCTATGATGGCTGTAATGAATGTTTTCGCCCTAGCTTCGTCTTTTCTAACAGGAGTATTTGTCCCACAAGAAATCCTTAGCGAAAAGGCCCTAATGATAGGAAAAGTCTTCCCAAGCTTTTACTATATAGCTAACAATGACATCTTAGTGAGTGATTTTAATAAGGAGATCTTTATTAGAAATATTGCAATCCTTATAGGATATATAATAATTCTTTTCTTTTTGAGCTTAGCTTTGGATAAAATCTTGTTAAGAAAAAAATATAGATAG
- a CDS encoding ABC transporter permease, which produces MFLHTFKNTFKLLIRDKSLLFWSLVFPIVLGFFFTIALGNVTKSMNFEPIDLVVKEDLREDKYFDDFLKELEDEDIIIIHSEKSIDDEGITAYIKDRDKIVFKKSGIYESIIEDIINAYLRKGAMAEKILRKNPTFDLSYLSHRKSHIIDKSKRNLDFVNTFFYCLIGMQAMYGFTYGLLIIYRFEANLSTLAKRNAIAPLDRLTSLLSSICVGFIINFSVVLFTMLVFNKLYGVDFSNKLGPLILIGGLGSLFGVLFGILIGLASKASVEVKNGLGIAISMVLSYLSGMMDSSMKLMIEENAPIINKFNPIALINDAIYSLYYYDGYDRYLENVKYLLILIIIFLGLTLILTRSRQYDSL; this is translated from the coding sequence ATGTTCTTACATACTTTTAAAAATACCTTTAAGCTCCTAATAAGGGATAAGAGCCTACTTTTTTGGTCTTTAGTTTTTCCTATAGTCTTGGGATTTTTCTTTACCATAGCCTTGGGAAATGTTACAAAGTCTATGAACTTTGAGCCGATAGATCTTGTAGTAAAAGAAGACCTAAGAGAAGATAAGTATTTTGATGATTTCCTTAAAGAGCTTGAAGATGAAGATATAATTATTATCCACTCTGAAAAGAGTATTGATGATGAAGGAATTACTGCCTATATCAAAGACCGTGACAAGATAGTTTTTAAGAAATCTGGTATCTATGAGTCTATCATAGAAGATATTATTAACGCTTATCTTAGAAAGGGGGCTATGGCAGAAAAGATTTTAAGGAAGAATCCTACTTTTGACCTAAGCTATTTGAGCCATAGAAAAAGCCATATTATTGATAAGTCAAAGCGTAATCTCGATTTTGTAAATACGTTTTTCTACTGCTTGATAGGTATGCAGGCTATGTATGGTTTTACTTATGGGCTTCTTATTATTTATAGATTTGAGGCCAATCTTTCCACTCTTGCCAAGAGAAATGCCATAGCTCCTTTAGATAGACTTACAAGCCTTCTATCATCTATCTGCGTTGGATTTATTATTAACTTCTCCGTTGTTTTATTTACCATGCTTGTTTTTAATAAGTTGTATGGGGTAGACTTTTCTAATAAGCTCGGACCGCTTATTTTAATAGGGGGTCTTGGAAGTCTTTTTGGTGTCTTGTTTGGGATTCTTATAGGACTTGCGTCTAAGGCAAGTGTGGAGGTCAAAAACGGACTAGGGATTGCTATAAGCATGGTTTTATCATACTTATCAGGAATGATGGATTCTTCTATGAAGCTTATGATCGAGGAAAACGCTCCAATTATTAATAAATTCAACCCAATTGCCTTGATAAATGATGCAATCTACAGCCTCTATTACTATGATGGATACGATAGGTATTTGGAAAATGTTAAGTATTTATTAATATTGATAATAATTTTCCTAGGTCTCACTCTAATTTTAACAAGGAGCAGGCAGTATGATAGTCTTTAA
- a CDS encoding ABC transporter ATP-binding protein: protein MAGKVIEVEGLVKSYKDFIAVDNLDFDLYKGEILGLLGPNGSGKSTTISCILSLLSKDSGSIKIFGEEMRPDSYDIKRRIGVVFQDVGVYEELSVYENIDYFCGLYIRDKKKRKKYIEETVDLVGLVDFLKFRPKKLSGGLLRRLNIACGIAHKPELIIFDEPTVAVDPQSRNNILDGIRKLNKDGASIIYTSHYMDEVESLCDYIVILDKGKVIAKGDSDSLKDMINICEKISFETENLPDEALESIRAIDSLIDLSVLGTTYKLSFSKSRDNITRLVEILRTYDIDYDHLSSSRPSLNDVFLQLTGKELRD from the coding sequence ATGGCAGGAAAGGTTATTGAAGTCGAGGGTTTGGTCAAAAGTTACAAGGACTTTATTGCAGTTGACAATTTGGATTTCGATTTGTATAAGGGTGAGATTTTGGGACTTTTAGGTCCTAATGGTTCTGGTAAGTCTACTACTATTTCTTGTATCCTATCTCTTTTGAGTAAAGATAGTGGCTCTATTAAGATTTTTGGTGAGGAGATGAGGCCTGATTCTTACGATATCAAAAGAAGGATAGGTGTTGTCTTTCAAGACGTAGGCGTCTATGAGGAATTAAGTGTATATGAAAATATTGATTATTTTTGTGGACTTTACATAAGAGATAAGAAAAAAAGGAAAAAATATATTGAAGAAACTGTAGATCTTGTTGGTTTGGTTGATTTTCTTAAATTTAGGCCAAAAAAGCTTTCTGGAGGTCTTTTGAGGAGACTTAATATAGCTTGTGGCATAGCTCACAAGCCAGAATTAATTATTTTTGATGAGCCGACTGTTGCGGTTGATCCTCAATCGAGAAATAATATTTTGGATGGAATTAGAAAGTTAAATAAAGACGGAGCAAGCATAATCTATACCTCTCACTATATGGATGAGGTAGAAAGCCTGTGTGATTACATAGTTATCCTTGATAAAGGTAAGGTTATAGCCAAGGGAGATAGTGATAGCCTTAAGGATATGATTAATATTTGTGAGAAGATCTCCTTTGAGACTGAAAATTTACCTGATGAAGCCCTTGAAAGTATTAGGGCTATTGATTCTTTGATTGATCTTTCGGTATTGGGAACAACTTATAAGTTAAGTTTTTCTAAATCCAGGGATAACATTACAAGGCTAGTAGAAATCCTAAGGACATATGATATAGACTATGATCATCTTTCATCTTCTAGGCCAAGCCTTAATGATGTATTCTTACAGCTTACTGGTAAAGAATTGAGGGATTAG
- a CDS encoding regulatory protein RecX yields MIVEEIGFSDKYNLCRLKVSGELFYISYDLFNDLDIKKNEEIDFDVFSKIQADNSYNRAKNYILNRISYANKTSFEIGKILRDKGYEADVTEKVIEFLTSYNLIDDESFVRSFIADKSSINDWPKNKIRYKLKLKGIPDSLIDENLTLIDDDTEYEKALYFAEKKARGDYSFKMKNKVYRHLASKGFDFDIIGRVMGELFS; encoded by the coding sequence ATGATTGTAGAAGAGATTGGATTTTCCGATAAGTACAATTTATGTAGGCTAAAAGTTTCTGGAGAGCTTTTTTATATCTCTTATGATCTTTTTAATGACCTAGATATAAAGAAGAATGAAGAGATAGACTTTGATGTTTTTTCTAAAATTCAGGCTGACAATTCTTACAATAGGGCAAAAAATTATATCTTAAATAGGATTTCTTATGCTAACAAGACTAGCTTTGAGATAGGAAAGATCTTAAGGGATAAGGGCTATGAAGCTGATGTTACTGAGAAGGTAATTGAATTTTTAACTTCTTATAATTTAATCGATGATGAGTCTTTTGTAAGAAGCTTCATAGCTGATAAGTCTTCGATTAATGACTGGCCTAAGAATAAGATTAGATATAAGCTTAAGCTTAAGGGAATTCCAGATTCCTTGATTGATGAGAATTTGACCCTAATCGATGATGACACGGAATATGAGAAGGCCCTTTATTTTGCTGAAAAAAAGGCTCGTGGCGATTATTCTTTTAAGATGAAAAACAAGGTCTATAGGCATCTTGCCTCCAAGGGCTTTGATTTTGATATTATAGGAAGGGTTATGGGTGAGCTTTTCTCATGA
- a CDS encoding GIY-YIG nuclease family protein, which produces MSHFVYILRCADGSLYTGYTTDVKRRVAVHNSGKGAKYTRARLPVRLVYFKEVSSMSEGLKLECAIKKLNKKKKEDLVRDFNLEDFSS; this is translated from the coding sequence ATGAGTCATTTTGTCTATATTCTAAGGTGCGCCGATGGGAGTCTTTATACAGGCTACACCACAGATGTCAAAAGAAGAGTGGCCGTCCACAATTCAGGCAAGGGGGCCAAGTATACTAGGGCAAGGCTCCCGGTAAGGCTCGTTTATTTTAAGGAGGTCTCCTCCATGTCTGAAGGGCTTAAGCTTGAATGTGCTATCAAAAAACTTAATAAGAAGAAAAAAGAGGACTTAGTCCGTGACTTTAACTTAGAAGATTTCTCTTCCTAA
- a CDS encoding ribonuclease E/G: MTDFVFVDEKEKLMGRVKEGRIVEIKFYDSLLGNIYRGKVVNKNDALGAYFVEYDKGKTLYLNSKTSYKIGDNVIVQYVRDPANGKLALGSLNFKVENDSYYVKRFARLIKQKEGKRRDKVKFEAIGKLKTRLIKEEKFFPTPKLLYENSLKDKYLEENKDIEVREVEIGKLAEFRDFLELIQEKRPTYGDLSLIIDELETMTVIDVNSNSKKSTNNKDKFLENINMELIDPILYNLKARNIGGMVLIDFLRNENKEKIEESMRKKSKDYDLECEIFGFSPMGLFEMTIKRRGARNVTELRKRNLLS, encoded by the coding sequence ATGACAGACTTTGTATTTGTAGATGAAAAAGAAAAGCTTATGGGAAGGGTAAAGGAAGGAAGGATAGTGGAAATTAAATTCTACGACTCCCTCCTTGGTAATATCTACAGGGGCAAGGTCGTAAACAAAAACGACGCCCTAGGAGCCTACTTTGTAGAATACGATAAGGGAAAAACTCTCTATCTAAACTCCAAAACATCCTATAAGATTGGGGACAATGTCATTGTACAATACGTAAGAGATCCCGCAAATGGCAAGCTAGCCCTGGGATCTCTTAATTTTAAGGTAGAAAATGATAGCTATTATGTCAAAAGATTCGCAAGGCTAATCAAGCAAAAGGAAGGCAAGAGGAGAGATAAGGTTAAGTTTGAAGCTATAGGAAAATTAAAAACTAGACTTATCAAAGAAGAAAAATTCTTCCCAACACCAAAACTCCTTTATGAAAATAGCCTTAAGGATAAATATCTAGAAGAAAACAAGGATATAGAAGTAAGGGAAGTTGAGATAGGAAAGCTTGCCGAGTTTAGGGATTTCCTAGAATTAATTCAAGAAAAAAGGCCAACTTATGGGGACCTATCCCTAATCATAGACGAGCTAGAGACAATGACTGTAATAGATGTCAACTCTAATAGTAAGAAAAGTACTAATAATAAAGATAAGTTCTTGGAAAACATAAATATGGAATTAATAGATCCCATACTTTACAACTTAAAGGCTAGAAACATAGGTGGGATGGTCCTAATCGACTTTCTAAGAAATGAAAATAAAGAAAAAATCGAAGAATCTATGAGGAAAAAATCGAAAGACTACGACCTAGAGTGTGAAATATTTGGATTTTCTCCTATGGGCTTATTTGAAATGACTATAAAAAGAAGAGGAGCTAGGAACGTGACCGAGCTTAGGAAGAGAAATCTTCTAAGTTAA
- a CDS encoding penicillin-binding transpeptidase domain-containing protein, protein MKKTKEKRLIFVQVLVLVLFLAIVVRLSKVMLVKGDYYRDLSDNRKVKEVDEIASRGNIYDRNGKILATSIPSFTVQLYKDQMSSMDEDKKIDNISKLVDILEEDGVNYTEDFNLRLNSFEYKDEDTYFDHKKMPMDKVVSLLIENNLIREFISSSYQKEGIEYETANTALLALKKRGIDIPCHVGQKDGELAISFKENAGEKLKSIGFGKNDHPLDVIVESVGEDESVILTILQNPNARKLAYDLLKENGLEGDLVLKDYAVKSDEDFLEKKAKLHKLFPNINYESTAADDFYEIVKNSTIEEVLTEATVDDSGEYIIPANILIEQLENMGIYANFETEVVTEKDDDKNNYSVDVSFKNPQAGSAVRELVKLADEHKLLKKLILSEDIKYMAQNANTKNNIYPNIDITDEDPEEWTYTFTKDKKDFYTYYAQKDKTNSTDDVVDILSEEKDAGKILSYIKKVDKLEDYSDQEAIGILTIDNKLNRQGNFGYRPINIVYHLDESTVLKIEEKIDKASGIIVDTIPIRNYPNRYLASHVLGYMGPIATGDEVNKYVNDRGYLRDEIIGKTGIEESYEDNLKGKNGRSLVTVDSAGNRRQTISKSTSEPGDDVYLTIDRDLQEQAEESLKGVLAAIREGISYNSEYGTFSPIKSAPNAESGAVVVSNVKTGEVLALASYPDYDPNIFATGVSASDWESLQVEEGSGPLVPRPMLNIATQTAVMPGSTFKLVTSLAALEKGLDPLSINYCHGFMDIGNRRFSCLIWTETGSTHGEENLYGAIRDSCNYYFYTLALGKNPEDGNTLGVKLELNDIRLAAEKLGLDQKTGIEINIPNETVGNIPSIGKKVEVTKTMLKKYLENNLTIFIKDGIKKTRDEYKKDIEDIVSFADDPEGWTRDKIIEFLDEKGYEPIGIYDGQIAGLADTIKFTFLNQANWDITDMLNIVIGQGQNAYTPIQMNRVMATISNGGYLNKYTLINKIANHDSKEVLFKNVPDSKRIDIKDTKHLEDIKYGALLVAQNNPILNKLPMDIGVKTGTAEVEGQNADGSDYSSYAWMIGFAPYDDPEIAVSVILTQGDTSYNVSPIVRDIVAKYFDLKVDISNSGDSSEDIGQVEYGQGAGGENPDGNDGDHPAEETNTRQNNETDNTESTEGN, encoded by the coding sequence GTGAAAAAAACAAAAGAAAAAAGACTGATTTTTGTACAAGTCCTAGTCCTAGTATTATTCCTTGCCATAGTCGTAAGGCTAAGTAAGGTTATGCTAGTTAAAGGAGACTACTACAGAGACCTGTCTGACAATAGAAAAGTTAAAGAAGTTGATGAGATTGCAAGCCGTGGAAATATCTACGACAGAAACGGAAAAATCCTAGCTACATCAATCCCATCATTTACGGTCCAATTATATAAGGACCAAATGTCAAGCATGGATGAGGATAAGAAGATAGACAATATCTCAAAACTTGTCGATATCCTAGAAGAAGACGGAGTAAACTACACCGAAGACTTCAACCTAAGGCTAAATTCCTTTGAGTACAAGGATGAAGATACATACTTTGACCACAAGAAGATGCCTATGGATAAGGTAGTAAGTCTTCTTATAGAAAATAATCTCATAAGAGAATTTATATCATCATCCTACCAAAAGGAGGGAATCGAATACGAAACTGCCAATACTGCCCTCCTTGCCCTAAAGAAAAGAGGGATCGATATTCCTTGCCATGTTGGGCAAAAAGACGGAGAGCTCGCTATAAGCTTTAAGGAAAATGCTGGTGAGAAATTAAAATCAATTGGCTTTGGCAAAAACGATCATCCCTTGGACGTGATTGTAGAATCTGTTGGGGAAGATGAGTCGGTAATTCTTACAATTCTTCAAAACCCTAACGCAAGAAAGCTCGCTTATGACTTGCTTAAGGAAAATGGCCTTGAAGGAGACCTAGTCCTTAAAGACTATGCAGTAAAAAGTGACGAAGACTTCCTAGAGAAAAAGGCCAAGCTTCACAAGCTTTTCCCAAACATAAATTACGAGTCTACTGCTGCTGATGACTTCTATGAAATTGTCAAAAACTCAACCATAGAAGAAGTCTTGACAGAAGCGACTGTGGATGATTCAGGAGAATATATCATCCCTGCCAATATCTTAATAGAGCAACTTGAAAATATGGGAATCTATGCTAACTTCGAAACAGAGGTTGTTACTGAAAAGGACGATGATAAGAACAATTACTCAGTTGATGTAAGCTTCAAAAACCCTCAAGCAGGATCTGCGGTAAGGGAACTTGTAAAACTCGCTGACGAGCATAAGCTACTTAAGAAACTTATCCTTTCAGAAGATATCAAATACATGGCCCAAAATGCCAATACCAAAAACAATATCTATCCAAACATTGATATCACAGATGAGGACCCAGAAGAGTGGACCTATACCTTCACCAAAGACAAGAAGGATTTCTATACCTACTACGCCCAAAAGGATAAGACAAACAGCACAGACGACGTAGTAGACATACTCTCAGAAGAAAAAGATGCAGGAAAGATTCTTTCTTACATTAAGAAAGTAGACAAGCTAGAAGACTATAGCGACCAAGAAGCTATAGGAATCCTAACTATAGACAATAAGCTCAACCGCCAAGGCAACTTCGGCTATAGGCCAATAAATATTGTCTATCACTTGGATGAATCTACAGTCCTTAAGATCGAAGAAAAAATCGATAAGGCAAGTGGAATCATAGTCGACACTATACCAATCAGAAACTATCCAAATAGATATCTAGCAAGCCACGTCCTAGGCTACATGGGACCAATTGCAACAGGCGATGAGGTAAACAAGTACGTAAACGATAGGGGTTATCTCAGGGATGAAATCATAGGAAAGACTGGAATCGAAGAATCCTACGAGGACAATCTAAAGGGTAAGAATGGTAGAAGTCTCGTAACAGTAGACTCCGCAGGTAACAGACGTCAGACTATATCTAAGTCTACATCAGAGCCAGGTGATGATGTCTACCTTACTATAGACAGAGACCTCCAAGAACAAGCTGAAGAGTCCCTCAAGGGAGTCCTTGCTGCAATCAGAGAAGGTATAAGCTATAATTCAGAATACGGAACATTTTCACCAATCAAGTCGGCTCCAAATGCTGAAAGTGGGGCAGTTGTCGTAAGTAATGTAAAGACAGGAGAAGTCCTAGCCCTTGCATCATACCCAGATTATGATCCGAATATCTTCGCCACTGGAGTATCAGCATCAGATTGGGAAAGCCTCCAAGTAGAAGAAGGTTCTGGCCCACTTGTACCAAGACCAATGCTTAATATAGCAACCCAAACAGCGGTTATGCCAGGATCAACCTTTAAGCTTGTAACAAGTCTTGCAGCCCTAGAAAAAGGACTCGACCCACTTTCTATAAACTACTGCCACGGCTTTATGGATATTGGAAATAGGAGATTTTCTTGCTTAATTTGGACAGAGACAGGGTCAACTCACGGAGAAGAAAACCTCTATGGGGCAATCAGAGACTCATGTAACTATTACTTCTACACTCTAGCCTTGGGCAAGAACCCAGAAGATGGGAACACCCTAGGGGTAAAACTTGAGCTTAACGATATAAGACTTGCAGCGGAGAAACTTGGTCTAGACCAAAAGACTGGAATTGAGATAAATATACCAAACGAAACAGTTGGAAACATTCCATCAATCGGCAAGAAAGTCGAAGTAACCAAGACCATGCTCAAAAAATACCTGGAAAATAACCTAACAATATTCATCAAGGACGGAATAAAGAAGACTCGTGATGAGTACAAGAAGGACATTGAGGACATAGTTTCATTCGCAGACGATCCAGAAGGATGGACTAGGGATAAGATAATAGAGTTCTTGGACGAGAAGGGATATGAACCAATAGGAATTTACGATGGACAAATAGCAGGTCTTGCAGATACTATCAAGTTTACCTTCCTTAACCAAGCCAATTGGGACATTACTGACATGCTAAATATAGTAATAGGCCAAGGACAAAACGCCTACACACCTATCCAGATGAATAGGGTAATGGCGACTATATCAAATGGTGGCTACCTAAACAAGTACACCTTGATTAATAAGATAGCCAACCACGACTCTAAAGAAGTCCTCTTCAAAAATGTTCCAGATAGTAAAAGAATTGACATCAAGGATACCAAACATCTTGAAGATATCAAATACGGAGCCTTGTTAGTAGCTCAAAACAATCCGATTCTTAACAAGCTTCCTATGGATATAGGTGTCAAAACTGGTACAGCAGAAGTAGAAGGACAAAACGCCGACGGATCAGACTACTCATCCTACGCTTGGATGATTGGTTTTGCTCCATATGATGATCCAGAAATTGCAGTATCTGTTATCCTAACCCAGGGAGATACCAGTTACAACGTAAGTCCTATCGTAAGGGACATCGTGGCCAAATACTTCGACCTTAAAGTAGATATATCAAACTCTGGAGATTCTAGTGAAGATATAGGACAAGTAGAATATGGCCAAGGCGCTGGAGGCGAAAATCCTGATGGAAATGATGGTGACCATCCAGCAGAAGAGACAAATACCAGGCAAAATAACGAGACAGACAACACAGAAAGCACTGAAGGGAATTAA
- the mreD gene encoding rod shape-determining protein MreD: MNKFKTFILLLVSFILQTSVFSKIDIFGANVNIFIPAIVVLSQFLGRKTGSISGLVLGLVEDFLLTPFFGVRALSYYLIGYIVGEVKVPKVKSSGVLVTAIASLGSFLLISLIYFILGKPGADILNYLPLALITEIVLNSLVYLIYNIIVKKIMYIPTYKI; encoded by the coding sequence ATGAATAAATTTAAGACCTTTATATTATTACTAGTATCATTTATCCTCCAAACATCTGTATTTTCTAAGATAGATATATTTGGAGCAAATGTCAATATCTTCATACCTGCTATAGTTGTCCTATCTCAATTTTTGGGAAGAAAGACAGGAAGTATAAGCGGCCTAGTCCTAGGACTTGTGGAGGACTTCCTCCTAACACCATTTTTTGGGGTAAGGGCTCTTTCATACTATCTAATAGGATATATCGTAGGAGAAGTGAAAGTTCCAAAGGTTAAGTCAAGTGGAGTCTTAGTTACAGCTATAGCAAGTCTAGGAAGCTTCCTTCTAATATCCTTGATATATTTTATCCTAGGAAAGCCTGGGGCTGATATATTAAATTACTTGCCTTTAGCCCTAATCACAGAAATTGTCCTAAACAGTCTAGTTTATCTAATTTACAATATTATAGTTAAGAAAATCATGTACATTCCAACCTACAAAATATAA